TAGGCGCTGAGGAGGGCCAGACAGTCCGGCAGAATCTCCTTGCCCACCATTCCAGCAGCTTGGCAGAACCGTTCCACGAAGTGGGTGGCCAGGAGCGGGATGTCTTCTTTTCGCTCCCGGAGGGCCGGGAGGTCAATCTCGACGACGCTCAGGCGGTGGAAGAGGTCGCGGCGAAACGCGCCCTCTTCCGCCATGGCAACGAGGTCCCGGTTCGTCGCGGCGATCACCCGGGTATCGACATTGACCGCAAGATTCCCGCCGATACGTGTCACCTGACGATGCTGGAGGAACCGAAGGCACTTGGCCTGGACGTCGTGCGGCAGCTCGCCGACCTCGTCGAGGAAGAGCGTGCCCCCGTTGGCCTCCTCCACCTTGCCCCGCCGTTTGGCCACGGCGCCGGTGAACGCCCCGCGCTCGTGGCCGAAGAGCTCGCTCTCGAACAGCGAGACCGGCACCGACGGGCAATCGACGACGACGAGGGGGCCCGCGGCGCGCAGGCTCCGGGTGTGGATCAGGCGGGCCACCAGCTCCTTGCCTGTCCCGCTCTCCCCCGTGATGACGACCGTGGCATCGGTCGGCGCCACCAGCTCGACGATCTTCCGAACCGCAGCGATCTTCGGATCGACCCCGAGGAGCGTGAGTGGGAGGGAGGCCCGATCTCCGCTGGCCGCCCGCACCGCTTCGGGCCGTCCCTTCGCGCACTGGAAGGCCACAGCCCGTCGGGCGACCTGCTCGAGCTCTGAGAGGTCGATGGGCTTTCGCAGGTAGTCATGAGCGCCCAGCTTCATGGCGGCGACGGCGCTCTCGACATCCGCGTAGCCCGTCAGCACTACCACCTCGATGTCGTACCCGACGGTTCTCACGGCCTTCAACACGTCCAGGCCATCCATACCCGGCATCCTCAGGTCGAGGAGGAGAACCTGGAAGCTCTCAGCCCGAATCAGCCGGAGGGCCTCCCGTCCCGACGCCGCGACCGCCACCCGGTGCCCGAATCCGGTCAGCGCCTCCCGCAACAGCTCGCGCATCACCGGCTCGTCATCAACGACCAAGATCTTCAGCGCGCCCGGTGGGTTGAGGGCTTCCGGATCCTGAATGGCGTCGGCCGCGGCAGGAATGCTGGCGCGCGACGCGAGGGCATGATCGGAAAAAGACGAAGGGATGAGGGTTTCTGGTGCCATGGGGGTCCTCCCTGTGCGGAAGACCACCATGTCCCCGGGGAGCCTGCCGTCTCCCTTCCTTCGGTAGCCCGGCTGTCAGGACTTGCGACCTGACCCGTGGCTTTGCGCCCCCGCCTCGCGGCGGGTTTGCCCTTTATCGGGAAGGGGTCTCCGCTATACGTACACCGTATCGAGGCGACTCAGCCGTGTCAAGTGGCATCTCCGTCCCACGCCTGGAGACGGGATGGGCCTCAGCCTCCAATCCGGAGTCGAGCCGGTCCTTGACCGTGCCAGGCCGCCCGGCTAAGCTTGGCGCACTGCTTGTCCCGTCCGGCTTGTCAGCCAGCGGAGATCGGAGGGCTCGAATGGAATACCGTCTCCTCGGAAAGACAGGGCTGCGCGTGTCGGCCCTCGGCTTCGGGTGCGGGAACGTCGGGGGCCTGATGGTGAGGGGCACGCCGGCGGAGCGAGAGCGTGCGATCGCCCGAGCCCTGGAACTGGGGATCAACTACTTCGACACGGCTCCTTCCTACGGCGATGGCCAGTCCGAACGCCATCTGGGCCAGGCGCTGAAGGCTCTCAAGGCCGATGTCTATGTCGGGACCAAATTCCGCCTTAGCTCCGCAGACATGGGCGATGTTCGGGGCGCCATCGGGCGCTCGCTGGCGGCGAGCCTCACGCGGCTCGGCATGGAGCACGTGGACCTCCTCCAGCTCCATAATCACATCGCGCCCGAGCGCGGGGGCGGCGCCCTTGGCGTCGGGGAGGTTCTCGACGAGGTCGTCCCCGCTCTCGAGGCGCTCCAGCGGCAGGGCAAGATCCGTTTCTACGGCATCACCGGGTTCGGCGAGACGGCCGCGCTTCACCAGGCGATCGCCGCCGGCGCGCTCCACGCGGTCCAGGTGTGCTACAACCTGCTCAACCCAAGCGCCGGTGTCGAACTCCCGCCAGGCTTCCCGGCCCAGGATTTCCGCCGCCTTCTCGATCGGGCGGGCGAGCAGCGGATGGGCGTGATCGGCATCCGGGTCCTGGCCGCCGGCGCGCTGAGCGCGACCGAAGCCCGCCACCCGATCGCAGCGCCGAGCGTGGATCCCCTCGCCTCAGGCCCGGACTACCGGACAGACGTGGAGCGGGCCAGGATCCTCGGCGCGCTCGTGGACGAGGGTCTCGTACAGAGCCTCATCGAGGCGTCCCTGCGCTTCGCGTTGAGCACGGCCACCGTCTCGACGCTCCTGGTGGGCTACTCGAGCCTCGACCACCTCGAGTACGCCGCGGCCGCAGTGGCCAGAGGCCCGCTGCCTGGAACGGCCCTGGCGCGGCTCTCCAGCCTCTGGCAGCAGCTCGCCACTCCGGCCAAGTAGCGGCTACGAGCGACGCAACCGGGGGCCGACGCGAGCCCTCGTCTTTCGCGGCTCGTGAGAATCCTCTACAATACGACCGTGCGCCCGGGTGCCGTTCCGCGATCGCTCGCCGTTCTGATCACGCTGGCCGTCGCACTGGTTCAGGCCGCGGCCTCGCAGTCAGGAAGCCCGCAGGCCCCGCCGGCGGCCTGGCTCCTCGATCAGGTCAAAGTCCTCTCAGCCCCCGAGATGGAGGGACGAAGCTCGGGGACGCCGGGGGCGGACCGGGCGGCCCGTCACATCGGCCGGGTGTTCCAGGAGACCGGTCTCAGACCCGGAGGTGAGGCGGGCGGGTTCCTCCAAGCCTTCCAGGTGCCGACGGGCATCAGGCTCGGGTCGGCCAACGCGCTGAGCATCCTCGCCCCGTCCCTCCGGTCGCTGGCGCTCGGCCGCGAGTTCACGCCGCTGGCGGTCTCGACCGACGGGAGCGCGGTCGGGGAGCTTGTGTTCGTCGGCTACGGGATCACCGCGCCGGATCTCCACTACGATGACTACGCGAACCTCGACGTGCGCGACAAGATCGTGCTGGCGATCACGCGAGAGCCGCGGAGTCAGGACCCGGGAAGCCCGTTCCGGCGTCCCGAGGCGTACCACTACTCGCAGCGGAACCACAAGATCATCAACGCCCGCGAGCACGGCGCGCTGGGGATCATCCTGGTCGCGCATCCCGCGGCAGACACGGAAGCCCTTCCCGCGCTCCGGGGCGTCAGCCAGCCGTGGGGCATCGTGGCCGCCTTCCTGACGCGCGCCGTAGGGGAGGATCTCCTCGCCCCCTCCGGGAAACGGCTCGCCG
This window of the Candidatus Rokuibacteriota bacterium genome carries:
- a CDS encoding sigma-54-dependent Fis family transcriptional regulator, which translates into the protein MAPETLIPSSFSDHALASRASIPAAADAIQDPEALNPPGALKILVVDDEPVMRELLREALTGFGHRVAVAASGREALRLIRAESFQVLLLDLRMPGMDGLDVLKAVRTVGYDIEVVVLTGYADVESAVAAMKLGAHDYLRKPIDLSELEQVARRAVAFQCAKGRPEAVRAASGDRASLPLTLLGVDPKIAAVRKIVELVAPTDATVVITGESGTGKELVARLIHTRSLRAAGPLVVVDCPSVPVSLFESELFGHERGAFTGAVAKRRGKVEEANGGTLFLDEVGELPHDVQAKCLRFLQHRQVTRIGGNLAVNVDTRVIAATNRDLVAMAEEGAFRRDLFHRLSVVEIDLPALRERKEDIPLLATHFVERFCQAAGMVGKEILPDCLALLSAYPWPGNVRELENVIQRASILTLGPALTPESLPPRVLRAITPSDVGPLVGPETLAEIDKRHVLEVLRREQWNISRAARVLGIHRATLYRKVMALGLRPDHIRTSESG
- a CDS encoding aldo/keto reductase codes for the protein MEYRLLGKTGLRVSALGFGCGNVGGLMVRGTPAERERAIARALELGINYFDTAPSYGDGQSERHLGQALKALKADVYVGTKFRLSSADMGDVRGAIGRSLAASLTRLGMEHVDLLQLHNHIAPERGGGALGVGEVLDEVVPALEALQRQGKIRFYGITGFGETAALHQAIAAGALHAVQVCYNLLNPSAGVELPPGFPAQDFRRLLDRAGEQRMGVIGIRVLAAGALSATEARHPIAAPSVDPLASGPDYRTDVERARILGALVDEGLVQSLIEASLRFALSTATVSTLLVGYSSLDHLEYAAAAVARGPLPGTALARLSSLWQQLATPAK